TCGCGGTCATAGCCGGGATCGGCGCCGTTCAGGTCGGCGACTACTTTATCGGCGCGGCCGAAGACAGCGCTGGCGAACGCGGCGGCGAGGCCAGAGGCCCCGAAACCGGCGACTGTGAGCGGACGCTGCGGATAGGTGGAGGTGATAAATGTCAGGGCGGTAACAATGTCCTGGATGGCGTTCAGGCGGTTGTCACGGTTGTAGGCGGGCGACCAGCTCCAGGAATCGTAGACCTTCGGGGGGATGGAGGAAAGCCCGGAGGCAAACCCGCGCACCCGCCAGACCCGGTAGCCTTTTTTCAGAAGAACCTGCACCCAGGGCTGAATTTCACTGCCGTCAGGGGAAAGGAATCCGCCCGCAGATTCGGGGAGTACGAGCAGGATGTTCCCGGCGGAAAGATTGCCGGAATTCAGCGATTCAAGGATAACGCAGTCCCCCCTGCCCTTGCGGGAGAGGGTGACAGTGCGGAAGGTGGCAGACCGGAGGTTTTTCACCTCGCCGGGACGGGATGCAATCTCTTCCGGGGAAGGAATGTCCACCGCCAGGGCGAGGGCCAGCTTCTCACGGAAGGTTTTTACGAAACCGGCCAGTTCGGCGAGCGATTTGGGGAGCATGGCTGTAAACTGTTTCTCGGAAGCGGCTTTCCAGTTTTTGATCACATCGAGGCCGGAGATGGCGCTCTCCGGGAGCAGGAAATCGGGGAATACCCGCAGGTCGCCGAGCGCTTTTACCTCGGGAGGAACGGAAACCGGCACCGCGATAGGCGGGAACGGGCTTTTCAGATGGCGGCAGAACCAGTCGTAAACCGCCGCGCGGGTCCGGGCGTTGTAGTTATGGCCGCCCGGGATATGGACGTTTTTTATCATGTCTTCGGCGTTATAGAGGGAATAGTACTTCCTGAGGATAGGATACTCACGGGTGGGGGTGCTGTTGGTCCAGGGGTCCTCGGTGGCGGACATGAGGAGAAGAGGTTTCGGGGCAAACGCCGCGCAGAGCTCGACCGTGGAGGTGTCCAGCCACAGCCCCGGCATGTTTTCGCAGCGGCAGCCGGGCTGTTTCTTCGCTCCGACGATATTCACCGGCGCGGCAACCTTGATGCGCTCGTCCGCGGTCATGAGAAGAATGGTCTGGGTCGCCCCGCCCGATTCGCCGGTGCAGCCGATGCGCGAAGGGTCGACCTCAGAAAGGCCGGTCAGAAAATCCAGCCCCCGGATGTTGTTCCAGAGCTGCAGGCCGCCCAGGGTGAATCCGTAAAGCTCGGCCTCCGGGAAATCGAAATCCCCCCAGAACAGCCGCTTTTCGTATGGAAGGGGAACATCGGCGGAGAGACGGGCGCGGCTCGATCCCGGATTATGAGGGAGCTGCATGGAATCCCCGAATCCCACCATGTCCAGGCTGAGCGCCACGAATCCCATGCGTGCGAAATCCATGCACCGTCCCGGAATGGAGCAGTCGACCGAATTCTGCAGGCGGCCGTACTGCCAGTGCCCGTGCGGGGTGATGACCGCCGGATAGGGGGGAGTTCCCCTGGTAGGGTGGTACAGGTTTCCGGTCACCAGGAAACCGGGGAGGCTCTCGAAATAAACCTTGGCGACTGTGAAGCCGTCCCCTTTACGCTCATCGAACACTTTGGCGTTCAGCGGCGTTCTCTCCGGTTCCGGCCAGAGACCCGCCCGGAGGAGAACGGTCTCGCGCAGGAGTTTCTTTCGCGCCTCCCACTGGGAGAGGGATTTCACCGACTCCAGCTTCAGGTCGTAATGGTCGGGATCACGGAGCATATCCAGGCGGGTGTCTTTGCAGGATTCCTGTGAGATACCGTCTGCCGGTTTCAGAAAAAAAACCGCCAGAATGAAAATCGACGATAACACGAACCTGAAAGAAAACCGCCGCCGGGTCATTGTGCGCTCCTTTTGTGACTAGGGGACTTTGGATTTTGGGCTTTGGACGTTGAGCTATTTTTTTTATTCTACCTGCTTCAAAATAAATTCCGCGATTTCTTGTATTTCCTTTTCATCCGGGAGCGTGGAGGCGAGCAGATTCAGCACGCCATCCTCATGGATGCGCTGCCTGGCGGGCGGATAATTGATGTCGAATACCCAGGACATCTGCATCAGGGTGAAATCCACTACTGAGCGGATGTTCTCGCTCGATACGGTCTGACGGTTTAAGATTTCATCGAGGGCCAGGGGATTGACCGGTCCCTCAGCCTGGATCCAGAGGGCTTCTTTCAGGTGATCGCCAAGGTTGTTTTTTCCGATTCTTTCACGGATGATGCGGTAGATATCGAGCTTGTCGGCGTCACGGACCAGTTTTACAAAAGGCAGGGAATCAGGGTTTACCACTGAAGGAATCGTTCTCCTGTTGTGGAAGAGGATGCCATCCAGGATCTGACTGCGGGTTGTTTCGGAGCAGGGCGAAAGCACCCCGGATTCTTTTACCGCAGCGCATCCCTGTGCTCCGTGATCCACCGAATCGGCATCGACAAACGTTCCATACTCGGCGAACTGGGAAAATCGCCCGACATCATGAAGGAGACCGAGAGCCGCTGCTGTGAGGCGATCTTCGCTGCCCCAGTCAAGCTCTTCCGAAAGAGACCGGCAGATTTCCGAAACCTTTCTTGAGTGAATCAGTTTCATAGGTATAGGGGAGTCAGGGTTGCCGTTTTCTCCCAGGAACCCCTCCACATAGTAAAGAAACCATGATCGAATTTGATGAAACGTGCTTGAATTCATGGAAGAAAGATGCTCCTGTTGCTATGCATGACGTATTTATCGCGCAAGATGCCGAAATGGTTTCATCGTTCCCGCGAAGCGGCAACACGTTCGGCATGATACGTGTCATCCTGAACTCGTTTCAGGATCTACCCGCCCGGATATGTTTTTCCCTCATGTATCATAGTATATATCATGCAGGGAAAGCGAGGAAAGAAAGGTGTCCGGGCAAGTCCAGTAATCGGAGTTTTGCTCGCTGACATCACGGTTCTCCACTATGAGAATCCGTGCATCGTGAGAGGAAAGAACGCTGTGCCAGACAGACTTCTTTATATTGATCGCCTGGAAAAGCTCGA
This portion of the Candidatus Latescibacter sp. genome encodes:
- a CDS encoding HD domain-containing protein, translated to MNSSTFHQIRSWFLYYVEGFLGENGNPDSPIPMKLIHSRKVSEICRSLSEELDWGSEDRLTAAALGLLHDVGRFSQFAEYGTFVDADSVDHGAQGCAAVKESGVLSPCSETTRSQILDGILFHNRRTIPSVVNPDSLPFVKLVRDADKLDIYRIIRERIGKNNLGDHLKEALWIQAEGPVNPLALDEILNRQTVSSENIRSVVDFTLMQMSWVFDINYPPARQRIHEDGVLNLLASTLPDEKEIQEIAEFILKQVE